The following coding sequences lie in one Arachis ipaensis cultivar K30076 chromosome B03, Araip1.1, whole genome shotgun sequence genomic window:
- the LOC107628849 gene encoding kinesin-like protein KIN-7D, mitochondrial isoform X1, whose product MASSSRARSSSPFSHRKLSNTPYYSPASSTSSSFMNGKLMPRSCSSSASSFFNSGAGLGGRSATPSHGFSESNYYDAMCPSPVEFGMEDEAIAEPLDSSTSRDSISVTIRFRPLSEREYQRGDEIAWYADGDKIVRNEYHPATAYAFDRVFGPHTSTDEVYEVAAKPVVRAAMEGVNGTVFAYGVTSSGKTHTMHGDQDFPGIIPLAIKDVFSIIQDTPGREFLLRVSYLEIYNEVINDLLDPTGQNLRVREDAQGTYVEGIKEEVVLSPGHALSFIAAGEEHRHVGSNNFNLFSSRSHTIFTLMIESSAHGDEYDGVIFSQLNLIDLAGSESSKTETTGLRRKEGSYINKSLLTLGTVIGKLSEGKASHVPYRDSKLTRLLQSSLSGHGHVSLICTVTPASSNMEETHNTLKFASRAKRVEIYASRNKIIDEKSLIKKYQREISILKQELDQLRKGILVGVNPEEIMSLKQQLEEGQVKMQSRLEEEEEAKVALMSRIQRLTKLILVSSKNSIPGYLTDVPSHQRSLSLGEDDKFDTLVDGSLLIENENKKEGSTMSSELPYDVRHRRSSSKWNDELSPTSSIITESTQAGELITRARLPAGGVTMSDQVDLLVEQVKLLAGDIAFSTSTLKRLMEQSVNDPENSKQQIENLEQDIQEKKKQMKLLEQRIIESGESSVASSSLVEMQQQTITRLMTQCNEKEFELEIKSADNRVLQEQLNDKCSEISELQEKVKFLEEQLATFSSGTTLGFNDQHPLEENIDELKRKIKSQEIENENLKLEQVHLSEENSGLHVQNQKLSEEACYAKELASAAAVELKTLAGEVTKLSLQNAKLEKELMAARELANTRSAFVPTANGVNRKHNDVRSGRKGRTSSRASLDEFGSWSLDFEDLKMELQARKQREAVLEAALAEKEFVEDEYRKRVEEAKNREAALENDLANMWVLVAKLKKEGGCVSETNIDEKNSAGESHTNDVMNNGNETNIVLMEQNGDFSKPENEIPNEEPSVAHLRSRMQEMKEKELKHLSNGDANSHTCKVCFESSTAAILLPCRHFCLCKSCSLACSECPICRTNIEDRLFAFTS is encoded by the exons ATGGCATCGTCCTCACGAGCAAGGAGCAGCTCGCCATTCTCGCACCGCAAACTCTCAAACACTCCTTATTACTCCCCTGCCTCTTccacttcttcttccttcatGAACGGTAAGTTGATGCCTCGCTCGTGCTCTTCTTCTGCCTCCTCGTTCTTCAACTCCGGAGCCGGACTCGGTGGCCGATCTGCCACTCCGAGTCACGGTTTCAGCGAGTCAAACTACTACGACGCGATGTGTCCTTCGCCGGTGGAGTTCGGAATGGAGGACGAGGCGATCGCGGAGCCTCTGGATTCGTCGACCTCTCGGGACAGCATTTCGGTGACGATTCGGTTCAGACCGTTGAG TGAAAGAGAGTACCAGAGAGGGGATGAGATCGCGTGGTATGCGGATGGTGATAAGATCGTGAGGAATGAGTATCATCCAGCTACTGCTTATGCATTCG ATAGAGTGTTTGGACCGCACACAAGTACTGATGAGGTGTATGAAGTAGCAGCCAAACCTGTGGTGAGGGCTGCCATGGAAGGCGTCAACG GAACCGTGTTTGCCTACGGTGTGACAAGTAGTGGCAAGACACATACTATGCAT GGAGACCAAGATTTTCCTGGTATTATACCATTGGCTATAAAAGACGTTTTCAGCATAATACAAGAT ACTCCAGGAAGAGAGTTTTTACTCCGAGTTTCATATCTGGAAATATACAATGAG GTGATAAATGACTTGCTTGACCCAACTGGCCAAAATTTGCGTGTTAGAGAAGATGCACAG GGTACTTATGTGGAGGGTATAAAGGAAGAAGTTGTTTTATCGCCAGGACATGCCCTTTCTTTTATTGCTGCTGGAGAAG AGCATCGTCATGTTGGGTCAAACAATTTTAATCTGTTCAGCAGCCGAAGTCATACGATTTTTACGCTT ATGATTGAAAGCAGTGCCCATggtgatgaatatgatggagtgATCTTCTCTCAGCTT AACTTGATTGATCTTGCTGGATCAGAGAGCTCAAAAACTGAAACGACTGGActaagaagaaaagaaggatCTTACATAAACAAAAGTCTTCTGACACTTGGAACT GTTATAGGAAAATTAAGTGAGGGGAAAGCATCTCATGTTCCATATCGAGACTCAAAGCTTACCCGCCTCCTGCAGTCTTCACTAAGTGGGCATGGCCATGTTTCA CTTATATGCACAGTAACTCCAGCATCCAGTAACATGGAGGAAACTCATAACACCTTGAAGTTTGCCAGCAGGGCGAAGCGTGTAGAAATATATGCCTCACGTAATAAG ATCATTGATGAAAAATCTCTAATTAAGAAATACCAGAGAGAAATTTCAATCCTCAAACAAGAACTTGATCAGCTAAGGAAGGGCATTCTTGTCGGTGTCAACCCCGAGGAGATTATGAGCTTAAAGCAGCAG TTGGAAGAAGGTCAAGTGAAAATGCAATCAagattggaagaagaggaagaagctaAGGTTGCTCTTATGAGTAGGATCCAGAGGCTAACCAAGCTTATTCTGGTTTCATCAAAAAATTCTATTCCTGGTTATCTAACTGATGTTCCTAGCCACCAGCGAAGCCTCTCTCTTGGTGAGGATGAT AAATTTGATACCCTTGTTGATGGATCTCTTTTGATTGAAAATGAGAATAAAAAAGAGGGTTCCACAATGTCATCTGAACTGCCTTACGATGTTAGACATAGAAGATCATCAAGTAAATGGAACGATGAACTCTCCCCAACTAGCAGTATTATTACTGAATCAACACAAGCTGGTGAACTGATCACCAGAGCAAGGCTCCCAGCG GGAGGGGTGACGATGTCCGATCAGGTTGATCTTCTTGTCGAGCAAGTAAAGTTGCTTGCTGGAGATATTGCTTTCAGTACAAGCACTCTGAAGCGCTTGATGGAGCAATCTGTAAATGACCCAGAAAACTCCAAACAACAG ATTGAGAATTTGGAACAAGATATCCAAGAAAAAAAGAAGCAAATGAAACTTTTAGAACAAAGAATAATAGAGAGTGGTGAATCTTCTGTCGCTAGCTCATCGCTGGTTGAAATGCAGCAG CAGACAATCACAAGATTAATGACTCAATGTAATGAAAAGGAGTTTGAGCTGGAA ATAAAATCTGCGGACAACCGTGTCCTTCAAGAACAATTAAATGACAAG TGTTCTGAAATTAGTGAATTGCAAGAAAAGGTCAAGTTCCTAGAGGAGCAACTTGCAACATTTAGTAGTGGCACTACATTGGGGTTTAACGATCAACATCCCTTGGAAGAAAACATTGACgagttgaaaagaaaaataaaatcacag gAGATTGAGAATGAAAACTTGAAGCTGGAGCAAGTGCATCTGTCAGAAGAGAATAGTGGGTTGCACGTGCAGAACCAAAAACTCTCAGAAGAGGCTTGTTATGCCAAAGAACTGGCCTCTGCAGCTGCTGTGGAACTGAAGACTTTGGCAGGGGAAGTGACAAAACTTTCATTGCAGAATGCTAAGTTGGAAAAAGAATTGATGGCTGCTCGAGAGTTGGCCAACACTCGAAGTGCTTTTGTGCCAACTGCTAATGGTGTTAATCGCAAGCACAATGATGTAAGGTCTGGAAGGAAGGGAAGAACATCCAGCAGAGCTAGTCTGGACGAGTTTGGATCATGGAGTCTTGATTTTGAGGATCTGAAGATGGAACTGCAGGCTAGGAAACAAAGAGAGGCAGTTCTTGAGGCCGCATTAGCTGAAAAGGAATTTGTGGAAGATGAGTACAGGAAAAGGGTCGAAGAGGCCAAGAACAGAGAAGCTGCCTTAGAGAATGATTTAGCAAATATGTGGGTGCTTGTTGCTAAGCTAAAAAAAGAAGGCGGTTGTGTCTCAGAAACAAACATTGATGAAAAAAATAGTGCTGGGGAATCACATACGAATGATGTTATGAATAATGGCAATGAAACTAATATTGTCCTCATGGAGCAGAATGGGGATTTTTCAAAAccagaaaatgaaattcctaatgaAGAACCCTCGGTCGCTCATCTAAGG TCACGCATGCAAGAGATGAAGGAAAAAGAACTCAAACACCTTAGCAACGGAGATGCCAATTCCCATACATGCAAAGTATGTTTTGAATCTTCAACAGCTGCAATTCTTCTTCCATGCCGTCATTTTTGTT TGTGTAAATCGTGTTCACTAGCTTGTTCCGAGTGTCCGATATGCCGCACTAATATTGAAGACAGGCTTTTTGCTTTTACATCCTGA
- the LOC107628849 gene encoding kinesin-like protein KIN-7D, mitochondrial isoform X2 gives MASSSRARSSSPFSHRKLSNTPYYSPASSTSSSFMNGKLMPRSCSSSASSFFNSGAGLGGRSATPSHGFSESNYYDAMCPSPVEFGMEDEAIAEPLDSSTSRDSISVTIRFRPLSEREYQRGDEIAWYADGDKIVRNEYHPATAYAFDRVFGPHTSTDEVYEVAAKPVVRAAMEGVNGTVFAYGVTSSGKTHTMHGDQDFPGIIPLAIKDVFSIIQDTPGREFLLRVSYLEIYNEVINDLLDPTGQNLRVREDAQGTYVEGIKEEVVLSPGHALSFIAAGEEHRHVGSNNFNLFSSRSHTIFTLMIESSAHGDEYDGVIFSQLNLIDLAGSESSKTETTGLRRKEGSYINKSLLTLGTVIGKLSEGKASHVPYRDSKLTRLLQSSLSGHGHVSLICTVTPASSNMEETHNTLKFASRAKRVEIYASRNKIIDEKSLIKKYQREISILKQELDQLRKGILVGVNPEEIMSLKQQLEEGQVKMQSRLEEEEEAKVALMSRIQRLTKLILVSSKNSIPGYLTDVPSHQRSLSLGEDDKFDTLVDGSLLIENENKKEGSTMSSELPYDVRHRRSSSKWNDELSPTSSIITESTQAGELITRARLPAGGVTMSDQVDLLVEQVKLLAGDIAFSTSTLKRLMEQSVNDPENSKQQIENLEQDIQEKKKQMKLLEQRIIESGESSVASSSLVEMQQTITRLMTQCNEKEFELEIKSADNRVLQEQLNDKCSEISELQEKVKFLEEQLATFSSGTTLGFNDQHPLEENIDELKRKIKSQEIENENLKLEQVHLSEENSGLHVQNQKLSEEACYAKELASAAAVELKTLAGEVTKLSLQNAKLEKELMAARELANTRSAFVPTANGVNRKHNDVRSGRKGRTSSRASLDEFGSWSLDFEDLKMELQARKQREAVLEAALAEKEFVEDEYRKRVEEAKNREAALENDLANMWVLVAKLKKEGGCVSETNIDEKNSAGESHTNDVMNNGNETNIVLMEQNGDFSKPENEIPNEEPSVAHLRSRMQEMKEKELKHLSNGDANSHTCKVCFESSTAAILLPCRHFCLCKSCSLACSECPICRTNIEDRLFAFTS, from the exons ATGGCATCGTCCTCACGAGCAAGGAGCAGCTCGCCATTCTCGCACCGCAAACTCTCAAACACTCCTTATTACTCCCCTGCCTCTTccacttcttcttccttcatGAACGGTAAGTTGATGCCTCGCTCGTGCTCTTCTTCTGCCTCCTCGTTCTTCAACTCCGGAGCCGGACTCGGTGGCCGATCTGCCACTCCGAGTCACGGTTTCAGCGAGTCAAACTACTACGACGCGATGTGTCCTTCGCCGGTGGAGTTCGGAATGGAGGACGAGGCGATCGCGGAGCCTCTGGATTCGTCGACCTCTCGGGACAGCATTTCGGTGACGATTCGGTTCAGACCGTTGAG TGAAAGAGAGTACCAGAGAGGGGATGAGATCGCGTGGTATGCGGATGGTGATAAGATCGTGAGGAATGAGTATCATCCAGCTACTGCTTATGCATTCG ATAGAGTGTTTGGACCGCACACAAGTACTGATGAGGTGTATGAAGTAGCAGCCAAACCTGTGGTGAGGGCTGCCATGGAAGGCGTCAACG GAACCGTGTTTGCCTACGGTGTGACAAGTAGTGGCAAGACACATACTATGCAT GGAGACCAAGATTTTCCTGGTATTATACCATTGGCTATAAAAGACGTTTTCAGCATAATACAAGAT ACTCCAGGAAGAGAGTTTTTACTCCGAGTTTCATATCTGGAAATATACAATGAG GTGATAAATGACTTGCTTGACCCAACTGGCCAAAATTTGCGTGTTAGAGAAGATGCACAG GGTACTTATGTGGAGGGTATAAAGGAAGAAGTTGTTTTATCGCCAGGACATGCCCTTTCTTTTATTGCTGCTGGAGAAG AGCATCGTCATGTTGGGTCAAACAATTTTAATCTGTTCAGCAGCCGAAGTCATACGATTTTTACGCTT ATGATTGAAAGCAGTGCCCATggtgatgaatatgatggagtgATCTTCTCTCAGCTT AACTTGATTGATCTTGCTGGATCAGAGAGCTCAAAAACTGAAACGACTGGActaagaagaaaagaaggatCTTACATAAACAAAAGTCTTCTGACACTTGGAACT GTTATAGGAAAATTAAGTGAGGGGAAAGCATCTCATGTTCCATATCGAGACTCAAAGCTTACCCGCCTCCTGCAGTCTTCACTAAGTGGGCATGGCCATGTTTCA CTTATATGCACAGTAACTCCAGCATCCAGTAACATGGAGGAAACTCATAACACCTTGAAGTTTGCCAGCAGGGCGAAGCGTGTAGAAATATATGCCTCACGTAATAAG ATCATTGATGAAAAATCTCTAATTAAGAAATACCAGAGAGAAATTTCAATCCTCAAACAAGAACTTGATCAGCTAAGGAAGGGCATTCTTGTCGGTGTCAACCCCGAGGAGATTATGAGCTTAAAGCAGCAG TTGGAAGAAGGTCAAGTGAAAATGCAATCAagattggaagaagaggaagaagctaAGGTTGCTCTTATGAGTAGGATCCAGAGGCTAACCAAGCTTATTCTGGTTTCATCAAAAAATTCTATTCCTGGTTATCTAACTGATGTTCCTAGCCACCAGCGAAGCCTCTCTCTTGGTGAGGATGAT AAATTTGATACCCTTGTTGATGGATCTCTTTTGATTGAAAATGAGAATAAAAAAGAGGGTTCCACAATGTCATCTGAACTGCCTTACGATGTTAGACATAGAAGATCATCAAGTAAATGGAACGATGAACTCTCCCCAACTAGCAGTATTATTACTGAATCAACACAAGCTGGTGAACTGATCACCAGAGCAAGGCTCCCAGCG GGAGGGGTGACGATGTCCGATCAGGTTGATCTTCTTGTCGAGCAAGTAAAGTTGCTTGCTGGAGATATTGCTTTCAGTACAAGCACTCTGAAGCGCTTGATGGAGCAATCTGTAAATGACCCAGAAAACTCCAAACAACAG ATTGAGAATTTGGAACAAGATATCCAAGAAAAAAAGAAGCAAATGAAACTTTTAGAACAAAGAATAATAGAGAGTGGTGAATCTTCTGTCGCTAGCTCATCGCTGGTTGAAATGCAGCAG ACAATCACAAGATTAATGACTCAATGTAATGAAAAGGAGTTTGAGCTGGAA ATAAAATCTGCGGACAACCGTGTCCTTCAAGAACAATTAAATGACAAG TGTTCTGAAATTAGTGAATTGCAAGAAAAGGTCAAGTTCCTAGAGGAGCAACTTGCAACATTTAGTAGTGGCACTACATTGGGGTTTAACGATCAACATCCCTTGGAAGAAAACATTGACgagttgaaaagaaaaataaaatcacag gAGATTGAGAATGAAAACTTGAAGCTGGAGCAAGTGCATCTGTCAGAAGAGAATAGTGGGTTGCACGTGCAGAACCAAAAACTCTCAGAAGAGGCTTGTTATGCCAAAGAACTGGCCTCTGCAGCTGCTGTGGAACTGAAGACTTTGGCAGGGGAAGTGACAAAACTTTCATTGCAGAATGCTAAGTTGGAAAAAGAATTGATGGCTGCTCGAGAGTTGGCCAACACTCGAAGTGCTTTTGTGCCAACTGCTAATGGTGTTAATCGCAAGCACAATGATGTAAGGTCTGGAAGGAAGGGAAGAACATCCAGCAGAGCTAGTCTGGACGAGTTTGGATCATGGAGTCTTGATTTTGAGGATCTGAAGATGGAACTGCAGGCTAGGAAACAAAGAGAGGCAGTTCTTGAGGCCGCATTAGCTGAAAAGGAATTTGTGGAAGATGAGTACAGGAAAAGGGTCGAAGAGGCCAAGAACAGAGAAGCTGCCTTAGAGAATGATTTAGCAAATATGTGGGTGCTTGTTGCTAAGCTAAAAAAAGAAGGCGGTTGTGTCTCAGAAACAAACATTGATGAAAAAAATAGTGCTGGGGAATCACATACGAATGATGTTATGAATAATGGCAATGAAACTAATATTGTCCTCATGGAGCAGAATGGGGATTTTTCAAAAccagaaaatgaaattcctaatgaAGAACCCTCGGTCGCTCATCTAAGG TCACGCATGCAAGAGATGAAGGAAAAAGAACTCAAACACCTTAGCAACGGAGATGCCAATTCCCATACATGCAAAGTATGTTTTGAATCTTCAACAGCTGCAATTCTTCTTCCATGCCGTCATTTTTGTT TGTGTAAATCGTGTTCACTAGCTTGTTCCGAGTGTCCGATATGCCGCACTAATATTGAAGACAGGCTTTTTGCTTTTACATCCTGA
- the LOC107628848 gene encoding uncharacterized protein LOC107628848 isoform X1: MLGAISVTHLAPWTSIQKFGNGSFSSKLRRQRAVSMSVGVEEASESLYLGLDFGTSGARFAIIDKGGTIQVEAKKEYPLYKNGESYDWVLSWKETMFLLLEDVPLELRKHVVSISLDGTSATTIIVDRDTGEPIWRPFLYNESCPDALPMVKSIAPPNHTVCTGSSTLCKLVEWWINAGSNKKSALLLHQADWLLWLLHGKLGISDYNNALKVGYDPEAESYPPWLVSQPYSHLLPSVLAPGTPIASLKEEIANKYGFQKDCVVCTGTTDSIAAFLAARANLPGQAVTSLGSTLAIKLLSNTRIEDSRFGVYSHRLDDKWLVGGASNTGGAVLRQLFTDDQLEELSEHIDPSKTSLLDYYPLPKTGERFPVADPNLAPRLQPRPEDDVEYLHGILESIARIEAKAYSLLKELGATEVEEVLTAGGGSKNEKWTKIRERVLGLPVRRANQTEAAYGAALLAVKGHQQN; the protein is encoded by the exons ATGTTAGGCGCAATTTCAGTAACCCACCTTGCACCTTGGACATCAATCCAGAAATTTG GAAATGGATCCTTTTCTAGTAAGTTAAGAAGACAAAGGGCAGTATCAATGTCTGTGGGTGTTGAAGAAGCAAGTGAAAGCCTCTATCTGGGGTTGGACTTTGGCACTTCTGGTGCCAGGTTTGCCATCATTGACAAGGGTGGCACAATTCAGGTTGAGGCAAAGAAAGAGTATCCTCTCTACAAG AATGGAGAGTCATATGATTGGGTACTCTCATGGAAGGAGACAATGTTCTTGCTACTTGAAGATGTCCCACTTGAGCTTCGCAAACACGTCGTTTCGATTTCTCTTGATGGCACTTCTGCAACTACAATCATTGTTGATAG GGACACTGGAGAACCAATATGGAGACCTTTTCTTTACAATGAGAGTTGTCCTGATGCACTTCCAATGGTTAAATCCATTGCTCCTCCGAACCATACAGTTTGCACCGGCTCGTCCACTCTATGTAAGCTCGTCGAATGGTGGATCAATGCCGGTTCAAATAAAAAATCAGCTCTTTTGTTGCACCAAGCAGATTGGCTTTTGTGGCTTCTTCATGGGAAGCTAGGAATTTCAGACTATAATAATGCTCTCAAG GTTGGCTATGATCCTGAGGCGGAATCATATCCGCCGTGGCTAGTCTCTCAACCATATTCTCATCTTTTGCCTTCAGTTCTTGCTCCAGGAACTCCAATTGCTTCTTTAAAGGAGGAAATTGCAAATAAATATG GTTTCCAGAAAGACTGTGTTGTATGCACTGGAACAACTGATAGTATAGCTGCATTTCTTGCTGCACGTGCCAATCTGCCAGGTCAAGCA GTCACTTCTCTGGGTTCAACACTTGCTATTAAGCTATTGAGTAACACAAGAATTGAGGATTCAAGATTTGGTGTGTATAGCCATCGCCTCGATGATAAATGGCTTGTTGGCGGTGCTTCAAACACTGGTGGGGCTGTTCTTAGACAGCTTTTCACTGATGATCAATTAGAGGAATTGAGTGAACATATTGATCCCTCAAAAACCTCTCTTCTAGACTACTATCCCCTCCCAAAAACTGGTGAAAGATTTCCTGTGGCAGATCCAAACTTGGCTCCAAG ACTACAACCACGTCCAGAGGATGATGTTGAGTACTTGCATGGGATATTGGAATCCATTGCACGTATAGAG GCCAAGGCATATTCGTTGCTGAAGGAGCTAGGGGCAACAGAGGTAGAAGAAGTTTTGACAGCAGGGGGAGGATCCAAAAATGAAAAGTGGACTAAGATTCGAGAGAGGGTGCTTGGTTTGCCTGTGAGGCGTGCAAATCAGACGGAGGCTGCATATGGTGCTGCTTTGTTGGCAGTAAAGGGTCATCAACAaaactaa
- the LOC107628848 gene encoding uncharacterized protein LOC107628848 isoform X2: MLGAISVTHLAPWTSIQKFGNGSFSSKLRRQRAVSMSVGVEEASESLYLGLDFGTSGARFAIIDKGGTIQVEAKKEYPLYKNGESYDWVLSWKETMFLLLEDVPLELRKHVVSISLDGTSATTIIVDRDTGEPIWRPFLYNESCPDALPMVKSIAPPNHTVCTGSSTLCKLVEWWINAGSNKKSALLLHQADWLLWLLHGKLGISDYNNALKVGYDPEAESYPPWLVSQPYSHLLPSVLAPGTPIASLKEEIANKYGFQKDCVVCTGTTDSIAAFLAARANLPGQAVTSLGSTLAIKLLSNTRIEDSRFGVYSHRLDDKWLVGGASNTGGAVLRQLFTDDQLEELSEHIDPSKTSLLDYYPLPKTGERFPVADPNLAPRTLFDWDLVCPLLLVMSEPIFDYNHVQRMMLSTCMGYWNPLHV; the protein is encoded by the exons ATGTTAGGCGCAATTTCAGTAACCCACCTTGCACCTTGGACATCAATCCAGAAATTTG GAAATGGATCCTTTTCTAGTAAGTTAAGAAGACAAAGGGCAGTATCAATGTCTGTGGGTGTTGAAGAAGCAAGTGAAAGCCTCTATCTGGGGTTGGACTTTGGCACTTCTGGTGCCAGGTTTGCCATCATTGACAAGGGTGGCACAATTCAGGTTGAGGCAAAGAAAGAGTATCCTCTCTACAAG AATGGAGAGTCATATGATTGGGTACTCTCATGGAAGGAGACAATGTTCTTGCTACTTGAAGATGTCCCACTTGAGCTTCGCAAACACGTCGTTTCGATTTCTCTTGATGGCACTTCTGCAACTACAATCATTGTTGATAG GGACACTGGAGAACCAATATGGAGACCTTTTCTTTACAATGAGAGTTGTCCTGATGCACTTCCAATGGTTAAATCCATTGCTCCTCCGAACCATACAGTTTGCACCGGCTCGTCCACTCTATGTAAGCTCGTCGAATGGTGGATCAATGCCGGTTCAAATAAAAAATCAGCTCTTTTGTTGCACCAAGCAGATTGGCTTTTGTGGCTTCTTCATGGGAAGCTAGGAATTTCAGACTATAATAATGCTCTCAAG GTTGGCTATGATCCTGAGGCGGAATCATATCCGCCGTGGCTAGTCTCTCAACCATATTCTCATCTTTTGCCTTCAGTTCTTGCTCCAGGAACTCCAATTGCTTCTTTAAAGGAGGAAATTGCAAATAAATATG GTTTCCAGAAAGACTGTGTTGTATGCACTGGAACAACTGATAGTATAGCTGCATTTCTTGCTGCACGTGCCAATCTGCCAGGTCAAGCA GTCACTTCTCTGGGTTCAACACTTGCTATTAAGCTATTGAGTAACACAAGAATTGAGGATTCAAGATTTGGTGTGTATAGCCATCGCCTCGATGATAAATGGCTTGTTGGCGGTGCTTCAAACACTGGTGGGGCTGTTCTTAGACAGCTTTTCACTGATGATCAATTAGAGGAATTGAGTGAACATATTGATCCCTCAAAAACCTCTCTTCTAGACTACTATCCCCTCCCAAAAACTGGTGAAAGATTTCCTGTGGCAGATCCAAACTTGGCTCCAAG GACTTTATTTGATTGGGATCTTGTCTGCCCCTTATTACTGGTTATGTCTGAGCCAATATTTG ACTACAACCACGTCCAGAGGATGATGTTGAGTACTTGCATGGGATATTGGAATCCATTGCACGTATAG
- the LOC107632279 gene encoding F-box protein SKIP19-like has product MPWENNLLWRPKNRTRWDTNPLLRPRACTTATRNWLDLPYEMTLLIMTKLGAFHILTSAQKVCKLWRSISMDPFLWRTIDMCNLGRAKHETYDLRKMCRHAVDRSRGQLVDFEVQGFGVNDLLNYILDSGCHLRCLCLVQCNLRWEFPELSKMAPKLSVLEELDLTFCRISVFELEAIGQSFPLLRSLKLRHAGFIFGGNKAAYIISRNMPLLRHLELYDNPLNHKGLFAILKGCPHLEYLDLQKCCRLKLQGKLRRKCVRRIKNLRYLDASTQEYYRFSSGRLLKSSKDYADISSRLLWTSNDADQDENENMFKKGEGEVPKGSTVEYDEMQDYWEDIDAMWAIAKSKRLHQGKRNKPKGFQGYHREKKNTISNEKKHGRKTKTGRRIEHESMMCFEKEFW; this is encoded by the exons ATGCCATGGGAAAACAATCTATTATGGCGACCCAAGAACAGAACCCGTTGGGACACGAATCCGTTGTTGCGTCCCAGAGCCTGCACCACGGCCACGAGGAACTGGCTGGATCTTCCATACGAAATGACTCTCCTCATCATGACAAAACTCGGCGCGTTCCATATCCTTACCAGTGCCCAGAAAGTCTGCAAGCTATGGCGTAGCATCTCCATGGATCCATTCTTGTGGCGCACCATTGACATGTGCAACCTGGGGCGTGCAAAGCATGAGACCTACGATTTGCGTAAGATGTGCCGCCACGCAGTTGATCGAAGCCGTGGCCAGTTGGTGGATTTTGAAGTCCAGGGTTTTGGTGTCAATGATCTTCTCAATTACATTCTTGATTC GGGATGTCATCTGCGATGTCTATGTCTTGTTCAATGCAATTTGCGTTGGGAGTTTCCAGAATTAAGTAAGATGGCCCCAAAGCTTTCGGTACTAGAGGAACTTGATCTTACCTTTTGTCGTATATCTGTATTTGAATTGGAAGCTATTGGTCAAAGTTTTCCCCTGTTAAGATCCTTGAAGTTGAGGCATGCCGGATTCATTTTTGGAGGAAACAAAGCAGCATATATTATTTCACGAAATATGCCCTTGTTACGCCATCTCGAACTTTATGATAACCCCTTAAATCATAAGGGCTTGTTTGCAATTCTTAAGGGTTGTCCTCATCTTGAATATCTAGATTTACAAAAGTGTTGTCGTCTTAAGTTGCAAGGGAAATTGAGGAGAAAATGTGTTAGACGGATCAAGAATTTAAGATACTTAGATGCATCTACGCAAGAATACTATCGATTTAGTTCTGGACGATTGCTTAAGTCATCAAAAGATTATGCTGATATTTCATCTCGGTTATTATGGACATCAAATGATGCAGATCAGGATGAGAATGAAAACATGTTTAAAAAGGGTGAGGGTGAGGTACCAAAAGGTTCAACTGTGGAATATGATGAAATGCAAGATTATTGGGAGGATATAGATGCTATGTGGGCAATTGCGAAAAGTAAAAGATTGCATCAAGGAAAGAGGAATAAGCCTAAAGGGTTTCAAGGATATCATAGAGAAAAGAAGAACACTATATCCAATGAGAAGAAACATGGAAGAAAGACAAAGACAGGGAGGAGGATTGAGCATGAAAGCATGATGTGTTTTGAAAAGGAATTTTGGTAA